In Columba livia isolate bColLiv1 breed racing homer chromosome 6, bColLiv1.pat.W.v2, whole genome shotgun sequence, a single genomic region encodes these proteins:
- the LRRTM3 gene encoding leucine-rich repeat transmembrane neuronal protein 3 isoform X3: MGFNVIRLLSGSAVALVIAPTVLLTMLSSAERGCPKGCRCEGKMVYCESQKLQEIPSSISAGCLGLSLRYNSLQKLKYNQFKGLNQLTWLYLDHNHISNIDENAFNGIRRLKELILSSNRISYFLNNTFRPVTNLRNLDLSYNQLQSLGSEQFRGLRKLLSLHLRSNSLRTIPVRIFQDCRNLELLDLGYNRIRSLARNVFAGMIRLKELHLEHNQFSKLNLALFPRLVSLQNLYLQWNKISVIGQTMSWTWSSLQRLDLSGNEIEAFSGPSVFQCVPNLQRLNLDSNKLTFIGQEILDSWISLNDISLAGNIWECSRNICSLVNWLKSFKGLRENTIICASPKELQGVNVIDAVKNYSICGKSTTERFELARALPKPTFKPKLTRPKHDSKPPLPPTIGATESSSQAEHDTEHISFHKIIAGSVALFLSVLVILLVIYVSWKRYPASMKQLQQRSLMRRHRKKKRQSLKQMTPSTQEFYVDYKPTNTETSEMLLNGTGPCTYNKSGSRECEDTGTRLERLKPDAAVVEGWTQKPQMAYTSHRSSQTCITPM; the protein is encoded by the exons ATGG gtTTCAATGTAATTAGGCTACTGAGCGGATCAGCTGTAGCTCTGGTAATAGCCCCTACTGTATTACTGACAATGCTTTCTTCTGCTGAACGAGGATGCCCTAAGGGCTGTAGGTGTGAAGGCAAAATGGTATATTGTGAATCTCAGAAATTGCAGGAGATTCCCTCAAGTATATCTGCTGGTTGTTTAGGTTTGTCCCTTCGATATAACAGCCTCCAAAAACTAAAATACAATCAATTTAAAGGTCTTAATCAACTCACCTGGCTCTATTTAGACCATAACCACATCAGCAATATTGACGAAAATGCTTTCAATGGAATACGCAGACTAAAAGAGTTGATCTTGAGTTCCAACAGAATCTCCTATTTTCTTAATAATACCTTCAGACCCGTGACAAATCTTCGGAATTTGGATCTGTCATACAATCAGCTGCAGTCTCTGGGATCTGAACAGTTCAGGGGCTTAAGGAAGCTGCTGAGTTTACATTTGCGGTCCAATTCCCTAAGAACCATCCCTGTTCGAATATTTCAAGATTGCAGGAACCTTGAACTGTTGGACCTGGGTTATAATCGCATCCGGAGTTTAGCAAGGAATGTCTTTGCAGGCATGATCAGACTGAAAGAGCTTCATCTGGAGCACAATCAATTTTCTAAGCTCAACTTGGCACTTTTTCCAAGGCTAGTCAGCCTTCAAAACCTCTATTTACAGTGGAATAAAATCAGTGTGATAGGACAAACTATGTCCTGGACCTGGAGCTCATTACAAAGACTTGATTTATCTGGCAATGAAATAGAAGCTTTCAGCGGACCTAGTGTTTTTCAGTGTGTGCCCAATTTACAGCGCCTCAACCTGGATTCAAACAAGCTTACATTTATTGGTCAAGAAATTTTGGATTCTTGGATATCCCTCAATGACATCAGCCTTGCTGGGAATATATGGGAATGCAGCAGAAACATTTGCTCTCTGGTAAACTGGCTTAAAAGTTTTAAAGGGCTGAgggaaaatacaattatttgtGCCAGCCCCAAAGAGCTGCAAGGGGTGAACGTTATCGATGCAGTGAAAAACTACAGCATCTGTGGCAAAAGTACCACAGAAAGGTTTGAATTAGCACGAGCTCTCCCAAAGCCAACGTTTAAACCAAAACTCACCAGGCCTAAACATGACAGCaagccccctctgcccccaaCTATTGGAGCCACCGAATCGAGCTCCCAAGCCGAGCACGACACAGAACACATCTCCTTCCATAAAATCATAGCAGGCAGCGTGGCCCTTTTCTTGTCTGTGCTTGTGATCCTGCTGGTAATCTATGTGTCATGGAAGCGTTACCCAGCCAGtatgaagcagctgcagcagcgctCTCTCATGCGAAggcacaggaaaaagaaacgGCAGTCACTGAAGCAAATGACTCCAAGCACACAGGAATTTTATGTAGATTACAAACCCACCAACACTGAAACCAGCGAGATGCTGCTGAATGGAACAGGACCCTGCACGTATAACAAATCAGGCTCCAGGGAATGCGAG